From a single Microbacterium terrisoli genomic region:
- a CDS encoding ATP-dependent Clp protease proteolytic subunit, producing the protein MNTPSFGLPTSPRALQMPSSRYVLPQFEERTAYGYKRQDPYNKLFEDRVIFLGVQVDDASADDVMAQLLVLESQDPDRDIVMYINSPGGSFTAMTAIYDTMQYVSPQIQTVVLGQAASAAAVLLAAGAPGKRLALPNARILIHQPAVGEAGQGQASDIEIQANEIMRMRTWLEETLARHSKRTQEQVNKDIDRDKILSATDAVEYGLVDQVLTTRKRGGQNAIAAS; encoded by the coding sequence ATGAACACGCCCTCTTTCGGCCTTCCGACCTCGCCCCGCGCCCTGCAGATGCCCTCCAGCCGCTACGTGCTGCCCCAGTTCGAGGAGCGGACCGCATACGGCTACAAGCGCCAGGACCCCTACAACAAGCTGTTCGAAGACCGTGTGATCTTCCTCGGCGTCCAGGTCGACGACGCGTCTGCCGACGACGTGATGGCCCAGCTGCTTGTGTTGGAGAGCCAGGACCCCGACCGTGACATCGTCATGTACATCAACTCGCCCGGTGGCTCGTTCACCGCGATGACCGCGATCTACGACACGATGCAGTACGTCTCGCCGCAGATCCAGACGGTCGTGCTCGGACAGGCGGCCTCGGCCGCCGCCGTGCTGCTGGCCGCCGGCGCCCCCGGCAAGCGGCTCGCGCTGCCCAACGCCCGCATCCTGATCCACCAGCCCGCCGTGGGCGAGGCCGGTCAGGGGCAGGCCTCGGACATCGAGATCCAGGCCAACGAGATCATGCGCATGCGCACGTGGCTCGAAGAGACCCTGGCCCGCCACTCCAAGCGCACGCAGGAGCAGGTCAACAAGGACATCGACCGCGACAAGATCCTGTCGGCCACCGACGCCGTCGAGTACGGCCTGGTCGACCAGGTGCTGACCACGCGCAAACGCGGCGGTCAGAACGCCATCGCCGCGTCCTGA
- a CDS encoding ATP-dependent Clp protease proteolytic subunit: MAEPLVATSVFDRLLKDRIIWLGSEVRDDNANEICAKILLLAAEDSQKDIYLYINSPGGSITAGMAIYDTMQFVPNDIVTVGIGMAASMGQLLLTSGTMGKRYITPNARVLLHQPHGGFGGTASDIQTQAQLILDMKKRLAEITASQTGKTVEQINADGDRDRWFSADEALEYGFVDHIREHAEDVHGGGGTSK; the protein is encoded by the coding sequence ATGGCTGAACCCCTTGTCGCGACGAGTGTCTTCGACAGGCTGCTGAAGGACCGCATCATCTGGCTGGGCTCAGAGGTGCGCGACGACAACGCCAACGAGATCTGCGCGAAAATCCTTCTTCTCGCCGCAGAAGATTCCCAGAAGGACATCTATCTCTACATCAATTCGCCCGGCGGCTCGATCACGGCCGGCATGGCGATCTACGACACGATGCAGTTCGTGCCCAACGACATCGTCACGGTCGGCATCGGCATGGCGGCCTCGATGGGCCAGCTGCTGCTGACCAGCGGCACGATGGGCAAGCGCTACATCACGCCCAACGCCCGTGTGCTGCTGCACCAGCCGCACGGCGGCTTCGGCGGTACCGCCAGCGACATCCAGACGCAGGCGCAGCTGATCCTCGACATGAAGAAGCGGCTCGCAGAGATCACCGCGTCGCAGACCGGCAAGACCGTCGAGCAGATCAACGCCGACGGTGACCGTGACCGCTGGTTCAGTGCCGATGAGGCGCTGGAGTACGGATTCGTCGACCACATCCGCGAGCACGCCGAAGACGTGCACGGCGGCGGTGGAACCAGCAAGTGA
- the tig gene encoding trigger factor — MVTSTVEQLSPTRVKLHVSVTPDELKPSITHAYEHIAQDVQVPGFRKGKVPAPIIDQRVGRGAVLEHAVNEGLDGFYREAVNAHEVRIVGRPNAEIVEWPNEKDFSGDLKVEIEVDVRPDFDLPEYEGTTITVDAAENDAAAVDEELDRLRGRFGTLITVDRPAKAGDFVELDMVATIADAEIDRAEGVSYEIGSGELLEGIDEAIDSLTAGEDTTFRSTLIGGDHAGEEAEVAVTVKSVKERELPDADDDFAQIASEFDTIAELRDSLAERVGQQAVFSQGAAARDKLVEELLAKVDIPVPEQLVEDQVHEHLEQEGRLEDDEHRAEVTEASQKQFRTQVLLDKIVEKHDVQVSQDELTQYIVQSAAQYGIAPQEFVEALQQNGQLPVLVGEVARNKALAIALGKVTVVDSEGKTVDLTGFIAEEVGEDAGDAEAESAATESAAEESAAEPAEKAPAKKAAAKKPAAKKPAAKKPAAKKDDADKAE, encoded by the coding sequence TCGAACAGCTCAGCCCCACTCGAGTGAAGCTGCATGTCAGCGTCACCCCCGATGAGCTCAAGCCCAGCATCACCCACGCGTATGAGCACATCGCTCAGGACGTGCAGGTCCCCGGTTTCCGCAAGGGCAAGGTGCCGGCTCCCATCATCGACCAGCGCGTCGGTCGTGGCGCCGTCCTCGAGCACGCCGTCAACGAGGGCCTGGACGGGTTCTACCGCGAGGCCGTGAACGCGCACGAAGTGCGCATCGTGGGCCGCCCGAACGCCGAGATCGTCGAATGGCCCAACGAGAAGGACTTCTCGGGCGACCTGAAGGTCGAGATCGAGGTCGACGTGCGTCCCGACTTCGACCTGCCCGAGTACGAGGGAACGACCATCACGGTCGACGCCGCTGAGAACGATGCAGCCGCGGTCGACGAAGAGCTCGACCGCCTGCGCGGCCGCTTCGGCACGCTGATCACGGTCGACCGTCCCGCCAAGGCCGGCGACTTCGTCGAGCTGGACATGGTCGCAACGATCGCCGACGCCGAGATCGACCGCGCCGAGGGTGTCTCGTACGAGATCGGCTCGGGCGAGCTGCTGGAGGGCATCGACGAGGCGATCGACTCGCTGACCGCCGGTGAAGACACCACGTTCCGCTCGACGCTGATCGGCGGCGACCACGCCGGTGAAGAGGCCGAGGTCGCTGTCACCGTCAAGAGCGTGAAGGAGCGCGAGCTGCCCGACGCCGACGACGACTTCGCGCAGATCGCCAGCGAGTTCGACACCATCGCCGAGCTGCGCGACTCTCTGGCCGAGCGCGTCGGACAGCAGGCAGTGTTCTCGCAGGGCGCCGCCGCGCGCGACAAGCTCGTCGAAGAGCTGCTCGCCAAGGTCGACATCCCCGTCCCGGAGCAGCTGGTCGAAGACCAGGTGCACGAGCACCTCGAGCAGGAGGGTCGTCTGGAGGACGACGAGCACCGCGCCGAGGTCACCGAGGCCAGCCAGAAGCAGTTCCGCACGCAGGTGCTGCTGGACAAGATCGTCGAGAAGCACGACGTGCAGGTCTCGCAGGACGAGCTGACCCAGTACATCGTGCAGTCGGCCGCGCAGTACGGCATCGCGCCGCAGGAGTTCGTCGAGGCGCTGCAGCAGAACGGGCAGCTGCCCGTGCTGGTCGGCGAGGTCGCCCGCAACAAGGCGCTTGCGATCGCCCTGGGCAAGGTCACCGTGGTCGACAGCGAAGGCAAGACCGTCGACCTGACCGGCTTCATCGCCGAAGAGGTCGGCGAGGACGCCGGCGACGCCGAGGCCGAGTCCGCCGCGACCGAGTCCGCTGCTGAGGAGTCGGCCGCCGAGCCGGCCGAGAAGGCGCCGGCGAAGAAGGCTGCTGCCAAGAAGCCGGCTGCCAAGAAGCCGGCCGCGAAGAAGCCCGCTGCCAAGAAGGACGACGCCGACAAGGCCGAGTGA